The following DNA comes from Lynx canadensis isolate LIC74 chromosome B1, mLynCan4.pri.v2, whole genome shotgun sequence.
tagtatatgtacacacacacacacacgcacacacacacaggatttgTGTTTACATCGGTTGCTAACTTAAGGTGGGAATATGTAATAAAGATTGACCAAGCTCCTATTTCTACTTAACAAGTAACTTAGTCTCTTTTCTCTTGCAAAGGAGTGACATCTGGGTGGGCAAAATCCCATCATTTAGGACTAGAGCCAAGACACCAGAGATAACTCTGACAGTTTCTCTTGCTTCCCAAGTTGCGAAACAAACTTCGATCACTGATAACCAGTCCTTTCTCTGGGCTGAGTTGGCATGGCGTGTTCTCCTTGGCttaccccacccccctctctggaGGTGCTTACGGGCTTAAGTGGTTGACAAAGGAGCTCTAAGTGGGGGTGTGTGGGAAGTCAGGGGAGGAACCCCACCCGCCCGCCATAATTGCACCCACTTGACCATATGCCATGCTTTGCTAATGTAAACACCTGGTGCTGATAACTGAAAAACCTGAATGCTTGAGTGTTTATTTTAgggagatttctttaaaaaaaaaaaaaagaagaagaagaagaagaaaatgaaacatgtaCTCACTAgttgttatctttttttccccctaattagGACAGAATTTTACCCTAAGGCAGTTAGGAGTTTGTGAACCAGCAACTCGAAGAGGACTTGTGTTTTGTGCGGAAATGGGGCTCCCCCACAGAGGTTACTCTATCAGTGCAGGGTCAGATGCTGATACTGAAAATGAAGCAGTGATGTCCCCAGAGCATGCCATGAGACTTTGGGGCAGGGGGGTCAAATCAGGCCGCAGCTCCTGCCTGTCAAGCCGGTCCAACTCAGCCCTCACCCTGACAGATACGGAGCACGAAAACAAGTCAGACAGTGAGAATGGTAAGTACCACTTTTTGCTCTATAATGTTGGCCTTCAGAGCTGCTGTCTGTTGTAGTCAAATGTGGGGGCatgcttctcttcctttcttctctcctcacatttcttccttctctttcttccttcttcctttcttttggttCTAACGCAGTAGAACTCAAGAAGT
Coding sequences within:
- the LOC116738045 gene encoding teneurin-3-like, which encodes MDVKERRPYCSLTKSRREKERRYTNSSADNEECRVPTQKSYSSSETLKAFDHDSSRLLYGNRVKDLVHREADEYSRQGQNFTLRQLGVCEPATRRGLVFCAEMGLPHRGYSISAGSDADTENEAVMSPEHAMRLWGRGVKSGRSSCLSSRSNSALTLTDTEHENKSDSENEEAKT